The DNA segment CGACCTTATGTTACGTTGAAACTCGAGTTTATCGTCGAAGAGAAGTCCCAATAAAGCAAACACATAACTCTTAGCTAGCCTGACTCACTGTAAAGCAGACCATAGCGAGATTGTACGACAGTGCGGGATTTATAAACAAGAATACACCTGGACTTCGACGGATTCACTTTCACGTTCCACCTCTCACCTAGATATACGTCTCAGGTCAATTTATGAACTCCATGTCGTACATGAGGGGATTGGATAACAACAATCAGGGCCACATCCTCCGCCTAGCCATACAAAGTATTGCGCATTGTGCGGAAGAAATCCGTAATGGAGATGTTGAACAGTCCAGGACCCAAGACGCTACCTTTGCATTTGACACTTGGAGTCAGTCGCTGAAGCAACCATCAACATCGACATGGTGTGTACGCCCCATCATGAATTGTGTGACAATGGACAGCACCGATCCAAAAATCGCAATTTTCTTCAATTTCCGCAACAGGCTTTCATGGTTGGTACGATCAAATGCAGCTGACAGATCTTGTTGCACCATCCACTATCACGCCTCATGAACATACTGGAacagtaatcctaagggcttctttcagatgtatagaacaaaaacacgggagaaaattggaccgctgaaaacaaacacaggggagctagtagaaaagtacgaaaatatgagcacattgttgaacgactacttcctttcagtattcacacaggaggatcgaacgactataccggaaagagttcaggtgtacgagggcggggatggcgacaaattgagggataaaatcattaccaggcaagtagttcaggatgagatagataagcttaagaagaacaagtcgccaggtcctgacgggatatttccgagggtattaaaggaattagatgatgtactcagtgacccactaaccgacatctttaagatgtcggtaaatactggctatgtgccgagcctatggaaactagctaatgtgacgccgatttttaaaaagggggacaggtcagttgcttcaaactatcgcccaattagcttaacatcggttataggcaagatgctagagtccataatagccaggaacattcgggagcatttagagaaacatagcttaattcatgactagcagcatgggttcacaaaaggtaggtcatgcctcaccaatctcttgtccttctacaataaagtatttgaggcgtttgacagagatgaaaattatgatgtaatctatcttgattttagtaaagcgtttgacaaagttcctcaccaacgactgttgcttaaccCTGGAACACTGAACCTGTTTCCCTGTTACACGGCCAATGAACGTGGGTAGTTTATACCCGATtttggaaaattaaagaaaaatagtaaatatacaaatttattaatcCTATCCCGTACACACTAAATATAATCCTCTTACTTAGTAATGAAACTATTAAATTAGAAAACTTACTTTAAGAAACTTAaattaaaaagcaaaaagaaaggaatgtaaaaaagtgaaaaattttGAATGTTTTtgcaaaaaaaataagcaaaaagaaaCCCTCCCATAAAAATCGCTCACATGCTCCCACACGCTTCCAAGGATGTCAGGCTCTCATCCCAGGGGGTCATCAATGCACAGGCGATGCGGGAACTGTAGGGAAGAGAGTAGGAAAAACACCCTTTTTTTAGTGCACCAGAAATGACAAATTGTGGAATATAATGTGTTTTTTGCTTATAAAACCCATTGAAACTGTGTATAAAAGGCTACTAAGATACAATAAAGGCTTAGCCTGATGATCGCCCACACCAAGCATCTCCACTGGTGTCTATCCCTTGCAACCTCCTGTCATTGATGTTGAAACTTCCCACTTTTTTGAAGTACTTATTGAAATGgctgattatattttttttttacataacatAAACAATTTATCAAACATCCGCACTCAAAATCTTAGATTTATATTTATTACCTACCTCAGCCTTAGAGGCAATCACAGCAGTAGGGGAAGTAGTGGCTCGGGCAGACAGGTTGGCGGCAGCTGTGACACCTGAAACGTGTCTTCTTGTCTGCCTTGGAGTCACACTTCGTGCAACGGACCATAGGGTTCCTCATCTCGGCTGCCGATGCTCCAGCACCTGCAGCTGTGCCAGAGGGGAGGTTGAGGGAGCACACCTGTCTTATGGCCAGCTTCACCTGGCGATGCTGAGACGGGTTGTTCATCCGTTCCCGCGCTGAGGGCTTGATTAGTTGCAGGGCCAGTCCATGCATGAATTTTCTCCTGTGCAATTCCTTGCGTCCTAGCGTTGGATTATTTGCCTTGTATATAATCCAGGAGTTAATGACACTTGCATTGACCATCCCAGTTTTTtctatatacacttatcactgaACGTGGGTAAACGGTACCCGAACACGTCTGTAGCGCAAAATCCAGGCAGAGGAGTGGAGCGACGTGACTTCCCCCTATAAACCCATAGGGTAGAATGAAGCTATATGGAGTCCCAGCGCGCTGGCTTGTGGGGAAGAGGGTGGAACACGAATGACGTCACCTACCCCGGGTAATCTATACCCACGTTCAGTGTTCCAGggttaaattacaggctcacggattAGAGGGTAAAGttctgaactgggtcaaggcgtggcttagcaataggaagcaaatagtgcaaatcaatggtaaaagatctgactggggatgtgttacgactggggtcccacaaggttcggtattaggtccacttttgtttattatttatatcaatgacttagatacagggattagtagtgatgttagtaaatttgcagatgataccaagatcggtagagtaattgagtcggatcgggacgctagtattctccaaggtgaactcaacagattgtatgactgggcggataaatggcagatggagttcaatgtagggaagtgcagtattctgagtgtagataggaacaacccctctcataactattgcttaaatgacactctcataagcaggtctgggtgcgagagggatttaggggtcttagtgagctctgacctccgtccaagggcacaatgcattcaaggtagaaatcgagcaaataggatactgggatttatttcaaggagcgtaaacaacagaagcgccgaagtcttcctcaaactatatttagcattagttagacctcatcttgactatgcggttcagttctggtcaccttactatagaatggatatcaaaatgttagaatcgattcagaggaggatgactagatgattcaggggttgagaaacgtgccatacgaggaaagactcaaacagttaaacttgcattctctagaaaggcgaagggtgcgtggagacatgatcgaggtttataaatggatgaagggctttaataagggagatattcataaggtattgttggtaagagaaccgggtaggacacgaagtagtgggtttaaactggataaattcagattaaacagggacataggcaaaaattggtttactaacagggtggtggatgagtggaataggcttagcagtcatgtggtgagtgccaatataattgtcacattcaaaaatagactagataaattcatggacagcgatattaggtggggttagatacacgggagcttagggtcaaaggagctgcctcgtacaggcctaccggcctcttgtagactcctgcgttcttatgttcttatgttcttaacatgAGTTCACAGGAAATGATCAGAAGAACATCAGTATTCGCGAGACCTTTACGGTGAGCGAACTCATTATCTAGCAACAAGCGAAAGACGAGCCAACAGATGCAAGAAGATTATCGACAAGATCGGAGATATTAAGATCGGTCGGTAGTTCGTGACATCAAGGGTTGAAGATTCTTTGGGGATCGGTGTAATGTAAGCTATCCTGCAGCATGCAGAGAAGCGCCCGGATCGGATGAAACCCCTGAATACACTGCTCAGTTTTGGTGTCAACAAAGCCGAAGTTTCCTTAAGCTCTTCGTCCAGATACTCAATCCGGACTACCTGCACACGTATTATTTGAATGTTGAAACTAATAATATATCGACATATCCATGAAGGATTCATTTTCTAATATTGTATTGTATATCATTTGAAAGCATAGtgattttatctgttttttcatCCCACGAGTCATTTACGATTGCAATGCCACAAATGTAATATTTCTTCGTAGATATATAATTATAAGGAAAGTAGATGAAAATTTTCTATTTGTATGCAAAATACAAGGTAAGTTAATTCATTTTTACTCAAAAGTGCTTTACAGTAAGTTACTCAGAAATCTCTCATCGAACATGTCTTTGACGTTTCACAGATGTATTACGCGGACACTAGTGCCTACAATGTAGCTTCTCAGTCTTCATTAGAGGACTTAAACAGTCGACTTGCTCAACCTATTGAGATGAAGAACTTTCGTCCCAACATCGTAATCTGTAGAGCACCTCCGTTTGCTGAGGATGACTGGCTCTATCTGAAGATTGGGGATGCTGTCTTCAGAAAAATCAAGCCATGTGAAAGGTATGTAATACGATGGGAAATGTTtggaaatgtttaaaaaaaaaatagtttcaagcATTATGAATGATCAAAACAGTATcaccatctgagagagagagagagagagagagagagagagagagagagagagagagagagagagagaccagtgcCCCTTCGGGACGCATTGGGCAACTtcagtgctactactggcactaacAGGATTGGCTACGAgctaggtaggcggtggctgcgtggttagcgtgcgggccccgcatttaccgcccgctaccacctgggatttttcagtcatcgccgaatgccctaagactacccacaggctgtcctgGAGACCACCCATCAAACCGGAATCTAGAACCGTCCAGGGGAATCAAGAATAatttccggggggcagcatgaaccaagcataaatggcgccactataataaAAATTGCCTGTTAGCcttgctgggaatcgggaccGATATAGAGTTATGTCGCGTAGGATTATAACTCTCCTGAGGCGAGGCAAAAAGTATTTCaagggtctcgctgaggaagtcgagggccatttaaatgcgaatgaccacCGCCCTGCTTACTGAGCCTAAAAAAAGCTCCGCTCCGTCGATCCGTCTCAGATGAGAGCTATCCAAACAGGTAATGGCTGCCTCGTATCTGACATGGATCGGCAGAGGGCTCATTGGGCTCAGTATTTTGATCAGTTGTACACAACGAACCCTCCGTGAGTGAGAGCAGCTTCCAGTTGCtaggttgcaggtggcggatgctgatccacccatcgacgaaaACCCATCCTCTCGACGAGGTCAGAGAGGTTGTGGCAAAGTTGAAGGATGGAAAGGCACGCGGGTAGCTGCAACATCGGGACGGAACtcctcaaagctggaggtgaggccatcaTACGCGGGTTGCATGCAGTCTTGACTGGCGTATGgtaatctggtaccattccttcTGACTAGAAGAGgtggttggtcgtccctatctagaaaggggaaggggactgTCAGAACTGCAACAACTACCACCGTATATCTACCTACAcggctcagtgtgccaggcaaggtgcttacCCAACTATTGCTGATCCGGATTCGCAGCTAGATGCTGAAGTTGCAAAGACCTGAGCAGGCTGGGTTCACACTTCGTAAGTCGACAACTGACAGTATCCTATAGTGCTTCATGCAGTTGTGGAGCGCAGACGTGATTTTTGATAGtgaatgcttgcagcctatgtcagtcgcaggaaggcgtttgattcagtgcatcgcaaGACACTGCGGGATCTCCCGCGACTTcgagggattcctgcaaggactactGGTTTACTGACAGTCCTATATACTGGGACTGAGAGTGAATGCTGTAAACCTTGGGGGGGGGGGACTTgttcagcttctttcccgtgaaccCGAGAGAGAGGCAGGGCTATATTTTTTGCCCCATTGCTTTTCAACACCCGTACGGACTGAGTACTAGGTAGAGTTGCGGACCAAAATCATTGTGGAGCATgtattggcaataccagggtcactgatctTGATTTACCGATGATACAATAATCATTGCGGAGTCGCTGAAGGTTCTGATGACGACTCTAGGGTGACTGCACATGGaagcgaagcccttgggacttcaggtttCCTGGGCCAGGACCAACGTACAGGTGTTTGAAGGCTGGATATATAAAACAGTAGTGATTTCGATTATACGACGAGGACATTGAGCTTAGTAAATTTCACATACGTCTACGGATAATAATGGGAAAACCCTGGAATGACCaagtcagtatatatatatatatatatatatatatatatatatatatatatatatatatatatatatatatatatatatatatatatatatatatatatatatatatatatatggctgcaGACTTAAGAGGAGTCTtgataactcatcgaacctctttcttatcaatttctgcatcactcgcggtcttcgttctcattttcattctgtggaacaccatctttctTCGTCTAagcctcaccgaaacacaggtttctgaggctactgacagcaatctctactctgttccctcctactatctctatcctaaatttcaatccaaagctggatgttgcgcctgcttgcgcaacgacatcacccgctctcgtgcccacaaccttgactcttcagaattttccaccatctggttaagtcttcattgtcattctattactaaatacatctgtactgtttatctctaacctaactctactaactatgtaaaattctttgactacttgaactctaaagtggagcaggaaggaaaggtagatgttttcaggcagaggcgaaataatttgaccaggcagggtgtcagcatggaagtacagtttttaaggacaataggaggcactccatcaggtccataagccttcattctcccttcgctgaaatctccatcttaggagatttcaatgttcaccaccagctttggagttcatcctctttcactgacaagcctggtgaacaagcctacaactttgctctcctcaacgatctagagcagttggttcagcaccctacacgtattcctatatatatatatatatatatatatatatatatatatatatatatatatatatatatatatatatatatatatatatatatatatatatatatatatatatatatatatatatatatatatatatatatatatatatatatatatatatatatatatatatatatatatatatatatatatatatatatatatatatatattacataaatatatatatatatatatatatatatatatatatatctatatatatatatatatagagatgtgtgtgtgtgtgtgtgtgtgtgtaagtttggatgtatgtatgtgtgtgtgtgtgtgtgtgtgtgtgtgtgtgtaagtttgcatgtatgtatgtgtgtgtgtgtgtgtgtgtttatgttatgtcccatggtgccggtaggctctcttgatgtGGCCCGATGGGCTGccgcagcccgttgtggcgcaggcacgtgtttatagcggcgccatcttctcGGATCATGATgactcccggagctcatctttgagtctcTTTTTAGAGAAAAATTTTAGAGTTTTGGTTGAATGGTGGTTTTCAggaaagcatgtgggtagtcgtaggctccttggcggtgactgaaaaatcccgacTGTGGCAGTAGGCATGACTTGAACCCGTGTTTTCCTGGACGCGGcactggcacgctaaccactcagttaTCGCCCCCACCTATGTGTGTGAATGTAAtgcaccacggcctgatcatgagttggactcgtaatctcCAGCAAGTACCCCCTCGACAAAAGCAAGCTCATCCTCATCATAGTTTATGTCTGGCCGATGTCTGCCAggccctcacacaccacacaccccatcttaCTTGGTTAATGGGAGACAATAACcattccttgtcagcggaaattttccggcctgagcggggctcgaaccgcctccTGTCAGGCCTTGAAACCTGGTAACGCAGCGCTGTAACCGATTGAGCTAGGGtatgtgtttctttgtttgtttatttgtgtgtgtgtgtgtgtgtgtgtgtgtgtgtgtgtgtgtgtgtgtgtgtgtgtgtgtgtgtgtgtgtcagacatgttagtattaaacaccaaatttcgttttctcttttcaagGTGCCTGCTGACCACAGTAGACCCAAAGAGTTATGAACGGGATCCAAACCAGAACCTCTCTCACTCTCCGCACGTAAGGCTGTGTGTGGTGAGGGACGGACGTAATAAATGTGTGGGGGAGACCATTTATCATGGTCTGATAACGTGCAATGCCCTAGCTTCCAAAGTTGGCTAAGTTGATTACATGACgggtttttttgtgtttgtgtttttgtttttttggttgtgtgtgtgtgtgtgtgtgtgtgtgtgtgtgtgtgtgtgtgtgtgtgtttatcgatTTGTATTTACcagggttggtttgatttaaatcaaatgatttaaatcaagtgattcaaatcgatttaaatcatagtaaaaaatcatgatttaaaaaaTTAGATATATTGTATgtaaaatgatttaagtgttatatcagGAGTAAAACATCTAatgatttcaaatatatatatatatatatatatatatatatatatatatatatatatatatatatatatatatatatatatatgtgtgtgtgtgtgtgtgtgtgtttgcgttcgtgtgtgtgtgtgtgtgtgtgtgtgtgtgtgtgtgtgtgtgtgtgtgtgtgtgtgtgtgagggggggggggggttccggATAAAATTTCGTTTACAAAAAAATCGTATGGCAATAAATAGTATGATAAAGTTCGTTTGACTAAAGTACGTCAGGATAAAGTACGTAGAATTATAAAGTTCATGTCAGAAGtccgtaatggaaaaaaaaacgtaaggtTAAATGTTCGTCGTGCAAATGTTCGTTACAAAAATGTTCGTACGCGtaaaagttcgtatggaaaaaGTTCGTATGCAAATGTTCGTACGCAACTGTTCGTACGCAAATATTCGTCAGAGATAAAGTTCGTATGATATAGAAAAAAACTtcgtatggcaataattcgtagGGTAAAGTTCGTTTGATTCTAGGACCAAAGAAGGTATGGAAATAGTTCGTATGCATAAAGTTCCTACGCAATTGTTCGTAAGCAAATGTTCGTATGGGATAAAGTTCGTTTGTAAAAAGTACGTAAGCAAATGTTCGTACGCTAAAGTTCCTCTGTAgatgttcgtatggtataaaTTATGTAAGTAAAATATTCGTAACGACAAAAGTTCGTCGGGACATaagttcgtatagaaaaagtgaatgagtgtgtgtgtgtgtgtgtgtgtgtgtgaaaaacaaATATTGCGAACTTATAAACATGAACAAATCTGAAATACTTCTCACCTGCAGCGCAAAGTCGGCGTCATCGGCGTACTGCTGCTGGAGTCCGACGTTCTGCACCTTCTTCCAGACGTTCTGGGCGAGGTAAAAAAAACAGGTGGACTGCAGCTTCTAGGGGAAGACTTCCTGGATCGCGTTCATGGCCGCTCGCTCGAGATCAGTCATCACGGAGCCACCGAAGCCGGGGCGTCTGGGTGACTCGTATATGGCTGCGCGcaatttcttcctatttcctttttttacaatttaacTTTATCAAGCTTGAACCCGTGCCTGAACCTACCTGCCTGTAGGTGTGTGCGCTCTTGTCTTCCAGTAGTGCGTATGCACAAGGCACTGTTATGGCCAGGGCGGTTATGCACAGGCTAACGGAATGAGCCAGAAGTCGGTagtgtcagacgcttccacccctcacatcatctatttccagaggccaaaaaggagaaaaatcgggttctaatgaatgttttttttttaggttcatggtacagaagaagggtcaaactaccaaaagTGTCATaaacctggaaatgcccaaaactcatacgaaagcctcgTCAGACATGTGTACCTTGGCGCCGaaaagtttaagaatatggccctcacttcaactatttccagaggccgaaaaggaggtcagtcggattctattgagtgtgtttttaggttcatggtatagaagaagggtcacactaccagaagggtcataaaactacccctggaaatgcccaaaactcctacgaaagccttgtcaaatatgtgtaccttggcgccgaaatgtttaagaatacgataaGAGGCAGGTTGGCTTTCTATAGATAACCCGGGCTGCTTCTTTGGCGCTGTTCGTCCTCAAGGTTACCGGATGCGTGTTGCGTGGCGATAAACTAGAACGCacttatgtatgtatgcattAAAGTAGTTTTAAGCCCATTGTCACCGAGAATAATAAATAGTGTCCTCGGATTCGGATTACGGAGCCATTTTAAACAGCGGGACATTACTTAGTTTTAAATTTTAATCCTCCTGAATTGCGTTACTTGAAGATGGCAGAGAAACAAAGAAGTATTAGGTTGGAATACATGCATGAGCGTCAGGCCTTTTAAACGAAATATGATTGAAGATAATTGTTTTAACGACAGTATTACCTCCTCTACTCGGGTCCCGCACTGCGCAATGGAAACCTGAACGATGAAATAGTTATGTTACTCAATGAAGGAGTGAAAACTTTGAAAGAATTATTAGTTTAAACGGCCACTATCCCCTTTTTAAATCAAatgtgacccctctctctctctctctctctctctctctctctctctctctctctctctctctctctctctctctctctgaatatctATCTAATATCTACCATCTATCTACCATGATCGGTAGAGTaactgagtcggatcaggacgctagtattctccagagtgaactaaacagattgtatgaccgagcgaataaatggcagatggagttcaatgtagggaagtgcagtattctgagtgtaaataggaacaacccctctcataactattgcttaaatgacactctcataagcaggtctgggtgcgaggaggtttagggtcttagtgagctctgatctcccgtccaagggcacaatgcattcaagctcgaaatcgagcaaataggatactgggatttatttcaaggagcgtaaacaacagaagcgccgaagtcttcctcaaactatatttagcattagttagacctcatcttgactatgcggttcagttctggtcaccttactatagaatggatatcaaaatgttagaatcgattcagaggaggatgactagatgattcaggggttgagaaacttgccatacgaggaaagactcaaacagttaaacttgcattctctagaaaggcgaagggtgcgtggagacatgatcgaggtttataaatggatgaagggctttaataagggagatattcataaggtattgttggtaagagaaccgggtaggacacgaagtagtgggtttaaactggataaattcagattcaacagggtcataggcaaaaactggtttacaaacagggtggtggaagagtggaataggcttagcagtcatgtggtgagtgccaatacaattgtcacattcaaaaatagattagataaattcatggacagcgatattaggtggggttagatacacgggagctacacgggagcttatgttcaaaggagctgcctcgtacaggcctatcgggctcttgcagactcttatgttcttatgttcttatgtgtattgtatacagTTGCTGGAAGAGTACTGAGAGACCTTGAACGTGCCATCAGCTGCCCAGTGAAGACTGTAGGCCAGATTCTGCAGCCCCAGTCACTGCTGTACAGTACTATCCTTCTGCCATTGTAGGCCTCGTCATCGCCGCTGTCAAGCAACAAGAAGCGTATCATCGCAAGCAGGCCCGCGACCCTTGGGTCAGACCAAGCTCCGGTGGTATGACAGATCACCGATGGTCGCTCAGCAGGAAGCTTGCTTTGCTCGCTTGCAGTAGCGTCTAATACTGCAGTTCATGTCACCTTCGCGTAGCATGTCAGCCCTGTAGCAAAGCTCATGTCCCTTTCAGCCGCATCCCTCACTATGCACTGGTTCCACGGTCCCCTCAGCCCTTTATTTCATTACAGCGCATTAGAGCACTacgaaaattatatatatatatatatatatatatatatatatatatatatatatatatatatatatatatatatatatatatatatatatatatatatattctgtctGACCGTCAACACTGCAGCATCTTGTGCCAGACACGTATTGGGCCTGTACCACGTACAGTTGTTTACGTatttcgtgaaaaaaaaaaaaaaatagtctcgCTTTCATGTTGATATCCCCTTTCACATAATCACTCACATCTACAAACATAAATTAgtcataatattatattataataatcACTGTTGCCTTCCCAAGATGTTCTGTTGGTCGTCCTGCCTCGGGAATGTGGAGCGGGAGGTTTGAGTCACGTTGGAACGTGGGAGTGCCTTGGGGGTTGCCGTTTGAAGTTACCTCTGCGTTCCACAGAACAATCATCACTTTATAATAtgcctctttattttttatctactttgaggaaacaaatatgaagaaaatttaATGAGATAGAAGAGAGGTTGCAGGGGCCAATAT comes from the Eriocheir sinensis breed Jianghai 21 unplaced genomic scaffold, ASM2467909v1 Scaffold509, whole genome shotgun sequence genome and includes:
- the LOC126992842 gene encoding LOW QUALITY PROTEIN: mitochondrial amidoxime-reducing component 1-like (The sequence of the model RefSeq protein was modified relative to this genomic sequence to represent the inferred CDS: deleted 1 base in 1 codon); translation: MYYADTSAYNVASQSSLEDLNSRLAQPIEMKNFRPNIVICRAPPFAEDDWLYLKIGDAVFRKIKPCERCLLTTVDPKSYERDPNQNSLTLRTYRLIKDPPKLAKVWATKPVFGANMAIDIGGSISVGDKVFAATVSKNPSFSIFHDMD